In one Modestobacter sp. L9-4 genomic region, the following are encoded:
- a CDS encoding DUF427 domain-containing protein, whose translation MRATVNGTVVAEATEDELVKIEGNWYFPPSALTPGTFTESATPYTCPWKGAAQYWDVVTPDGTTKDGAWSYPDLKPSAVERVGRDFAGYVAFSPGVTVS comes from the coding sequence ATGCGCGCCACCGTGAACGGCACCGTCGTCGCCGAGGCGACCGAGGACGAGCTGGTGAAGATCGAGGGCAACTGGTACTTCCCGCCGTCGGCCCTCACCCCGGGCACGTTCACCGAGAGCGCGACGCCCTACACCTGCCCGTGGAAGGGCGCGGCCCAGTACTGGGACGTCGTGACCCCCGACGGCACCACGAAGGACGGCGCCTGGAGCTACCCGGACCTGAAGCCGTCCGCAGTGGAGCGGGTCGGCCGCGACTTCGCCGGCTACGTGGCCTTCTCCCCCGGGGTCACCGTCTCCTGA
- a CDS encoding LLM class flavin-dependent oxidoreductase, translated as MSAVDKKIGFLNFGHWQPIPGSQVRTAADTMLQTIELAEAAEELGVDGAYVRVHHFARQLSSPFPLLAAIGARTRRIEIGTGVIDMRYENPLYMAEEAAAADLISAGRLQLGVSRGSPETALRGSEAFGYVPADGTDDGQLAREKTGLFLAAISGATVVDADPRMTRGSARLAVQPQSPGLRERIWWGSGTRSTAVWTAQQGMNLMSSTLLSEDTGVPFDELQAEQIALYRAAWDEAGWTHEPRVSVSRSVMPITTDEDRAYFGADRGSEDQVGILGGVRSRFGKSYAGEPDELAEQLSKDMAVREADTLLLTIPNMLGVDYNARLLEIVTKEVAPAIGWVHPDKR; from the coding sequence GTGAGTGCAGTGGACAAGAAGATCGGGTTCCTGAACTTCGGGCACTGGCAGCCCATCCCGGGTTCCCAGGTGCGCACCGCGGCGGACACGATGCTGCAGACGATCGAGCTGGCCGAGGCCGCCGAGGAGCTGGGCGTCGACGGCGCCTACGTACGGGTGCACCACTTCGCCCGCCAGCTGTCCTCGCCGTTCCCGCTGCTCGCCGCGATCGGTGCGCGCACCCGGCGTATCGAGATCGGCACCGGCGTCATCGACATGCGCTACGAGAACCCGCTGTACATGGCTGAGGAGGCGGCCGCGGCCGACCTGATCAGCGCCGGGCGGCTCCAGCTCGGCGTGAGCCGGGGGTCACCCGAGACGGCGCTGCGCGGCTCCGAGGCGTTCGGCTACGTGCCCGCCGACGGCACCGACGACGGCCAGCTGGCGCGGGAGAAGACCGGGCTGTTCCTGGCCGCGATCAGCGGTGCGACGGTCGTCGACGCCGACCCGCGGATGACCCGCGGGAGCGCGCGGCTCGCCGTCCAGCCGCAGTCGCCGGGTCTGCGTGAGCGGATCTGGTGGGGCTCGGGCACCCGCAGCACCGCCGTGTGGACCGCCCAGCAGGGCATGAACCTGATGAGCTCCACGCTGCTGTCCGAGGACACCGGGGTGCCCTTCGACGAGCTGCAGGCCGAGCAGATCGCCCTGTACCGCGCCGCCTGGGACGAGGCCGGCTGGACCCACGAGCCGCGGGTGTCGGTGAGCCGGTCGGTCATGCCGATCACCACCGACGAGGACCGCGCCTACTTCGGTGCCGACCGGGGGAGCGAGGACCAGGTCGGCATCCTCGGCGGCGTCCGGTCGCGGTTCGGCAAGAGCTACGCCGGTGAGCCCGATGAGCTGGCCGAGCAGCTGTCCAAGGACATGGCCGTGCGCGAGGCCGACACCCTCCTGCTGACCATCCCCAACATGCTCGGCGTCGACTACAACGCCCGGCTGCTGGAGATCGTCACCAAGGAGGTCGCACCGGCGATCGGTTGGGTCCACCCCGACAAGCGTTGA
- a CDS encoding aldo/keto reductase, translating to MEMRTLGRTGVKVSPLCLGAMMFGAWGNTDHEDSIRIVHTALDGGINFVDTADVYARGESEEIIGKALLGRRDDVVLATKAHGVMGEDPNHQGNSRRWLVREVEDSLRRLQTDWIDLYQIHRPSPDTDIEETLDALTDLQRAGKIRYFGSSTFPASEIVQAQWAAEKRHSGRFVTEQPPYSLLVRGIETEILPVAQQYGMGVLPWSPLAGGWLSGKWRKGADAPESSRSARMAGRYDLSDPVNQRKLDAADALATLAEDNGMTLVELAIAFVMNHPGVTSAIIGPRTMDQLTTQLPAADVVLSTEVLDAIDAIVPPGTNIRADDAGYQPPSLTDASLRRR from the coding sequence ATGGAGATGCGCACGCTCGGTCGTACCGGCGTCAAGGTCAGCCCGCTCTGCCTCGGCGCGATGATGTTCGGCGCCTGGGGCAACACCGATCACGAGGACTCGATCCGGATCGTCCACACCGCCCTCGACGGCGGGATCAACTTCGTCGACACCGCCGACGTCTACGCCCGCGGGGAGTCCGAGGAGATCATCGGCAAGGCCCTGCTCGGCCGGCGGGACGACGTCGTGCTGGCCACCAAGGCCCACGGCGTGATGGGCGAGGACCCCAACCACCAGGGCAACAGCCGCCGCTGGCTGGTCCGCGAGGTCGAGGACAGCCTGCGCCGGCTGCAGACCGACTGGATCGACCTCTACCAGATCCACCGCCCCTCCCCGGACACCGACATCGAGGAGACCCTCGACGCGCTGACCGACCTGCAGCGCGCGGGCAAGATCCGCTACTTCGGCTCCTCGACCTTCCCGGCGTCGGAGATCGTGCAGGCCCAGTGGGCGGCCGAGAAGCGGCACAGCGGCCGGTTCGTCACCGAGCAGCCGCCGTACTCCCTGCTGGTGCGCGGCATCGAGACCGAGATCCTGCCGGTCGCCCAGCAGTACGGCATGGGCGTGCTCCCGTGGAGCCCGCTGGCCGGGGGCTGGCTGTCGGGCAAGTGGCGCAAGGGCGCCGACGCCCCGGAGAGCAGCCGCTCGGCCCGGATGGCCGGCCGCTACGACCTCTCCGACCCGGTCAACCAGCGCAAGCTGGACGCCGCCGACGCCCTGGCCACCCTGGCCGAGGACAACGGCATGACGCTGGTCGAGCTGGCGATCGCGTTCGTGATGAACCACCCGGGCGTCACCTCGGCGATCATCGGCCCGCGCACCATGGACCAGCTGACCACCCAGCTGCCCGCCGCCGACGTCGTCCTCAGCACCGAGGTGCTCGACGCGATCGACGCGATCGTCCCGCCGGGCACGAACATCCGGGCCGACGACGCCGGCTACCAGCCCCCGTCGCTCACCGACGCCTCGCTGCGCCGCCGCTGA
- a CDS encoding S1C family serine protease, producing the protein MNDETTPVTATPVPATTTEPTSRRRRGLRFLATGAVGAMGVAAGVVIGVQTGGGTTAPAVTPAAATEPAVTFGRGYGARGGLATPPGYGSSSSTAVAAGTATADQVVGVVDIVSQLGYSGGESAGTGMVLTADGEVLTNNHVVEGATSITVTVLSTGAQYTATVVGTAPTADVAVLRLTDASGLTTVRTDSDGVTAGEAVTAVGNAGGDPTSTSAAPGTVTALDQSITAASESGSDRERLTGLIETDADVQAGDSGGPLFDADGEVVGMDTAASSGGAVQAYAIPIATALGVVEQIEGGVDSATVHQGLPAFLGVSVADGTGGATIAGVVTDGPADRAGLTAGDVVTSVGGTAVDSADALTTALAGQQPGADVRVTWTDTTGTSHTATATLVAGPAD; encoded by the coding sequence ATGAACGACGAGACGACCCCGGTCACCGCCACGCCCGTCCCCGCGACCACCACCGAGCCCACCTCGCGGCGGCGGCGCGGCCTCCGGTTCCTGGCGACCGGCGCGGTCGGTGCGATGGGCGTCGCCGCGGGAGTGGTGATCGGCGTCCAGACCGGTGGCGGCACGACGGCGCCGGCGGTCACCCCGGCAGCAGCCACCGAGCCGGCGGTCACCTTCGGCCGCGGGTACGGCGCACGCGGTGGTCTCGCGACCCCGCCCGGCTACGGCAGCAGCAGCTCGACGGCGGTCGCCGCCGGCACCGCGACCGCGGACCAGGTGGTCGGCGTCGTCGACATCGTCAGCCAGCTCGGGTACTCCGGCGGCGAGTCGGCGGGCACCGGCATGGTGCTGACCGCCGACGGCGAGGTGCTCACCAACAACCACGTGGTCGAGGGCGCCACGTCCATCACCGTCACCGTGCTGTCGACCGGCGCGCAGTACACGGCCACCGTCGTCGGCACCGCCCCGACCGCCGACGTCGCCGTCCTCCGGCTCACCGACGCCTCGGGCCTGACCACCGTGCGGACCGACTCCGACGGCGTCACGGCCGGCGAGGCGGTGACCGCCGTCGGCAACGCCGGTGGCGACCCGACCTCGACCAGCGCCGCCCCCGGCACGGTCACCGCACTCGACCAGTCGATCACCGCGGCGAGCGAGTCCGGGTCGGACCGCGAGCGGCTCACCGGGCTGATCGAGACCGACGCCGACGTCCAGGCCGGCGACTCCGGTGGCCCGCTGTTCGACGCCGACGGCGAGGTCGTCGGGATGGACACCGCGGCCTCCAGCGGCGGCGCCGTCCAGGCCTACGCCATCCCGATCGCCACCGCGCTGGGCGTCGTCGAGCAGATCGAGGGCGGCGTCGACAGCGCGACCGTGCACCAGGGGCTGCCGGCGTTCCTCGGCGTCTCGGTGGCCGACGGCACCGGCGGCGCCACGATCGCCGGGGTGGTCACCGACGGCCCGGCCGACCGGGCCGGACTCACCGCCGGCGACGTCGTCACCTCGGTCGGTGGGACGGCGGTCGACAGCGCCGACGCCCTCACCACCGCCCTGGCTGGGCAGCAGCCCGGCGCCGACGTCCGCGTGACCTGGACCGACACCACCGGGACGTCGCACACCGCGACGGCCACCCTCGTCGCCGGGCCCGCCGACTGA
- a CDS encoding thioredoxin domain-containing protein, which yields MCTPNPSPAGHTPEGGVLVGSDNARRKLVVFEDAQCPYCRQFEDATGDLLRREVSSGSVSVEYRMRSFLGPESVRAANALALAAEAGHFDQLRRELFAHQPAEQTGGFTADELVELGRNAGLTSPEYVAGVREGRYADWVVAQEEAFLAQDPDGTPQALLDGEWVDAQVLYDPEALGALVRG from the coding sequence ATGTGCACCCCGAACCCCTCCCCCGCCGGACACACCCCCGAGGGCGGGGTGCTCGTGGGCAGCGACAACGCCCGCCGGAAGCTCGTCGTCTTCGAGGACGCGCAGTGCCCGTACTGCCGCCAGTTCGAGGACGCCACCGGTGACCTGCTCCGGCGCGAGGTGTCCTCCGGCTCGGTCTCCGTCGAGTACCGGATGCGCAGCTTCCTCGGCCCGGAGTCCGTGCGCGCCGCCAACGCCCTGGCCCTGGCCGCCGAGGCAGGGCACTTCGACCAGCTGCGGCGTGAGCTCTTCGCCCACCAGCCGGCCGAGCAGACCGGCGGGTTCACCGCCGACGAGCTCGTCGAGCTCGGTCGCAATGCCGGACTGACCAGTCCCGAGTACGTCGCGGGGGTGCGCGAGGGCCGGTACGCCGACTGGGTCGTCGCGCAGGAGGAGGCGTTCCTGGCGCAGGACCCCGACGGCACCCCGCAGGCACTGCTGGACGGCGAGTGGGTGGACGCGCAGGTCCTCTACGACCCCGAGGCGCTGGGCGCACTGGTCCGCGGCTGA
- a CDS encoding NADPH-dependent F420 reductase, translated as MTVIGILGAGQAGSTLARVSIAAGYDVVLANSRGPETLAGLVARLGPRTRAASAVDAAAAADFAVTAFPYAPGDRLPVAELAGKVVIDNNNHMVWRDGVLPEVEAGLKTVHELRQEQLPTSKVVKAFTHVQFHERSTIRTPEDALPALVRLARPAGAPDRRALVVSSDHPDAVELVTRYYDDLGFDAVDNSPLSESWRSAPGTPMWRHHVDGQSREQLVANLRSAERPPG; from the coding sequence GTGACCGTCATCGGCATCCTCGGCGCCGGCCAGGCCGGGAGCACGCTGGCCCGGGTCTCGATCGCGGCCGGCTACGACGTCGTCCTCGCCAACTCCCGGGGACCGGAGACGCTGGCCGGGCTCGTCGCCCGGCTGGGCCCGCGGACACGCGCGGCGTCCGCGGTGGACGCCGCTGCGGCGGCCGACTTCGCGGTCACCGCGTTCCCCTACGCGCCCGGCGACCGGCTGCCGGTCGCAGAGCTGGCCGGGAAGGTGGTGATCGACAACAACAACCACATGGTGTGGCGGGACGGCGTCCTCCCCGAGGTCGAGGCGGGGCTGAAGACGGTCCACGAGCTGCGCCAGGAGCAGCTGCCCACCTCGAAGGTCGTCAAGGCGTTCACCCACGTGCAGTTCCACGAGCGCTCGACGATCCGGACCCCGGAGGACGCGTTGCCCGCCCTGGTCCGGCTGGCCCGCCCGGCCGGCGCACCCGACCGGAGGGCGCTGGTCGTCTCCAGCGACCACCCGGACGCCGTCGAGCTCGTGACCCGCTACTACGACGACCTCGGGTTCGACGCGGTCGACAACAGCCCGCTGAGCGAGTCCTGGCGCAGCGCTCCCGGGACGCCGATGTGGCGCCACCACGTCGACGGGCAGAGCCGCGAGCAGCTCGTCGCGAACCTGCGGTCAGCCGAGCGTCCGCCCGGCTGA
- a CDS encoding undecaprenyl-diphosphate phosphatase, producing the protein MSWWEAVVLGVVQGLTEFLPISSSAHLRIVGALFGWDDPGAAFTAIIQIGTELAVLLYFARDIARIIAAWASSLVHRERRSEPDARMGWLIIIGSIPIIVLGLALQDAIETTFRDLRIVATALVVFSVVLYVADRIGSQRRQLEDLTVGHGLVFGLAQALALVPGVSRSGGTITAGRFLGYERAAAARYSFLLAVPAVLGSGCYQAYQALSGQVAGPAVQWGPTLLASVISFAVGLAVISWLLRYLSRGSFTPFVVYRIVVGVLVLVLVGTGALPAT; encoded by the coding sequence GTGAGCTGGTGGGAGGCGGTGGTCCTGGGCGTCGTGCAGGGGCTCACCGAGTTCCTGCCGATCTCCTCGAGCGCGCACCTGCGGATCGTCGGGGCCCTGTTCGGCTGGGACGACCCCGGCGCGGCCTTCACCGCCATCATCCAGATCGGCACGGAGCTCGCGGTGCTCCTCTACTTCGCCCGCGACATCGCCCGGATCATCGCCGCGTGGGCGTCGTCGCTGGTGCACCGCGAGCGCCGGTCGGAACCGGACGCCCGGATGGGCTGGCTGATCATCATCGGCAGCATCCCGATCATCGTGCTGGGCCTGGCCCTCCAGGACGCCATCGAGACCACGTTCCGCGACCTGCGGATCGTGGCGACGGCGCTCGTCGTGTTCTCCGTGGTGCTGTACGTCGCCGACCGGATCGGCTCGCAGCGGCGGCAGCTGGAGGACCTCACGGTCGGCCACGGGCTCGTCTTCGGCCTGGCGCAGGCCCTGGCCCTCGTCCCCGGGGTGTCCCGGTCGGGCGGCACCATCACTGCCGGCCGGTTCCTCGGCTACGAGCGCGCGGCCGCGGCCCGGTACTCGTTCCTGCTCGCGGTCCCGGCGGTCCTGGGCTCCGGCTGCTACCAGGCCTACCAGGCACTGAGCGGGCAGGTCGCCGGTCCGGCGGTGCAGTGGGGCCCCACGCTGCTGGCGAGCGTCATCTCCTTCGCCGTCGGGCTGGCCGTCATCTCCTGGCTGCTGCGGTACCTGTCCCGCGGGAGCTTCACCCCCTTCGTCGTCTACCGCATCGTCGTCGGCGTCCTGGTGCTCGTCCTCGTCGGCACCGGGGCGCTGCCCGCGACCTGA
- a CDS encoding DedA family protein codes for MSGFLDPTHLIDTFGLIGVMAVLFAECGLLVGFFLPGDSLLFTAGLLAADGLVAPLWVLLVALPAAAVAGNLAGYWIGRKAGPAVFDRPDSRFLKPEYVDRSRRFFERNGARAVVLARFVPVVRTFATVMAGASRMDFRRYALHSVIGGVAWAGGLTLLGHWLGRVAVVRDHVELFVLAVVVLSLVPVAVELVRGRRGQHTSAG; via the coding sequence ATGAGCGGCTTCCTCGACCCGACGCACCTGATCGACACCTTCGGGCTCATCGGGGTCATGGCCGTCCTGTTCGCCGAGTGCGGGCTGCTCGTGGGCTTCTTCCTCCCCGGCGACTCGCTGCTGTTCACCGCGGGGCTGCTCGCCGCCGACGGCCTCGTCGCCCCGCTGTGGGTGCTGCTCGTCGCGCTGCCCGCCGCAGCCGTCGCGGGCAACCTGGCCGGTTACTGGATCGGCCGGAAGGCCGGTCCCGCGGTCTTCGACCGGCCCGACTCCCGCTTCCTCAAGCCCGAGTACGTCGACCGCTCGCGGCGCTTCTTCGAGCGCAACGGCGCCCGCGCGGTCGTGCTGGCCCGCTTCGTGCCGGTCGTGCGCACGTTCGCCACGGTCATGGCGGGTGCCTCCCGGATGGACTTCCGCCGCTACGCGCTCCACTCGGTGATCGGCGGGGTCGCCTGGGCCGGCGGGCTCACGCTGCTGGGCCACTGGCTGGGCCGGGTCGCCGTCGTCCGCGACCACGTGGAGCTGTTCGTGCTCGCCGTCGTGGTGCTGTCTCTCGTGCCGGTGGCCGTCGAGCTCGTCCGCGGCCGGCGCGGCCAGCACACGTCGGCCGGCTGA
- a CDS encoding HAMP domain-containing sensor histidine kinase: MALWVLLLTVGANLLLARGLSTQADDVLQARAEATAQTVQVAADGTVSVLEARDDEALDVGTWIVGPAGTIVERPPGSSARLDAAAVELAGRGAGTRELEVDEPLRLLALPITDGGRQVAAVVTSTSLSPYRQVERLALAGSAGVAVLLLVIVHLVLRANVTRALRPVRQMSAQASEWSADDEDRRFGAEPRPQELAELAETLDQLLDRLAAVVRHEQRFSEELSHELRTPLARVQAEMDLLTSRPRSAEEVREAHAAIDRSTRAMRSILDTMMSAARSAHSAPVGRARLADVLPRLADPVGRGSGTPVVVHCPAELVVGVDADVVVRALSPVVDNALRFARSEVVVRARREEDRVVVTVEDDGPGMTGEVATRAFEPGFRGDPEDGHPGAGLGLALVRRLVVAAGGTVHATASPAGGRVTVELPPG, from the coding sequence GTGGCGCTGTGGGTGCTGCTGCTGACCGTGGGCGCCAACCTGCTGCTGGCCCGCGGCCTGTCCACCCAGGCCGACGACGTCCTCCAGGCCCGCGCCGAGGCCACCGCGCAGACGGTGCAGGTGGCGGCGGACGGCACCGTGTCGGTGCTGGAGGCACGGGACGACGAGGCGCTGGACGTCGGCACCTGGATCGTCGGGCCGGCCGGGACGATCGTGGAACGGCCACCGGGGAGCAGCGCCCGGCTGGACGCCGCGGCCGTCGAGCTCGCCGGACGAGGCGCCGGCACGCGGGAGCTCGAGGTCGACGAGCCGCTGCGGCTGCTCGCCCTGCCGATCACCGACGGCGGCCGGCAGGTGGCGGCCGTCGTGACGAGCACGTCGTTGTCGCCCTACCGGCAGGTGGAGCGGCTCGCGCTCGCGGGCAGCGCCGGGGTCGCCGTCCTGCTGCTGGTGATCGTGCACCTGGTGCTGCGGGCCAACGTGACCCGCGCGCTGCGTCCGGTGCGGCAGATGAGCGCGCAGGCCAGCGAGTGGAGCGCGGACGACGAGGACCGCAGGTTCGGGGCCGAACCGCGCCCCCAGGAGCTCGCCGAGCTGGCGGAGACCCTCGACCAGCTGCTCGACCGGCTGGCCGCCGTCGTCCGGCACGAGCAGCGGTTCTCCGAGGAGCTCTCCCACGAGCTGCGCACGCCCCTCGCCCGCGTGCAGGCCGAGATGGACCTGCTCACGTCGCGCCCCCGCAGCGCCGAGGAGGTGCGCGAGGCGCACGCCGCGATCGACCGCTCGACCCGGGCCATGCGGTCGATCCTGGACACGATGATGTCCGCCGCCCGCAGCGCGCACTCCGCTCCCGTCGGGCGGGCGCGCCTGGCCGACGTGCTGCCCCGGCTGGCCGATCCCGTCGGGCGGGGCAGCGGGACGCCGGTCGTCGTGCACTGCCCGGCCGAGCTGGTGGTGGGGGTGGACGCCGACGTCGTCGTCCGTGCCCTGTCGCCGGTGGTGGACAACGCGCTGCGCTTCGCCCGGTCCGAGGTGGTCGTCCGGGCTCGGCGGGAGGAGGACCGGGTGGTGGTCACGGTGGAGGACGACGGCCCGGGGATGACCGGGGAGGTCGCGACGAGGGCCTTCGAACCGGGCTTCCGCGGGGACCCCGAGGACGGTCATCCCGGTGCGGGCCTCGGCCTCGCCCTGGTCCGTCGGCTGGTCGTCGCCGCCGGCGGCACCGTCCACGCCACCGCCTCCCCCGCGGGTGGCCGGGTCACGGTGGAGCTGCCGCCCGGCTGA
- a CDS encoding response regulator transcription factor — MTAAGRPSVLVVEDDHQLRDLVARGLRESGLTVVTASDGAGALATVRHQPAHTFSAVVLDIGLPDSDGRDVCQAMRAHGMTAPVLFLTARDGLDDVLSGFAAGADDYLTKPFHVSELVARLRVALRRTAPVRPGAGGLALDPVSHALLGPAGSQRLTPTEFRVLAALMARPGEVVRRRELATAGWPDGAHVADNTLDQYVARLRRKVEAAGDPDRSIGTVHGVGYTFA; from the coding sequence GTGACAGCCGCCGGCCGACCCAGCGTCCTCGTGGTGGAGGACGACCACCAGCTCCGCGACCTGGTCGCCCGCGGGCTCCGGGAGAGCGGGCTCACCGTCGTGACGGCCAGCGACGGCGCCGGGGCGCTGGCCACCGTCCGCCACCAGCCGGCGCACACCTTCTCCGCCGTGGTGCTCGACATCGGGCTGCCCGACTCCGACGGGCGGGACGTCTGCCAGGCGATGCGCGCGCACGGGATGACGGCGCCGGTGCTCTTCCTGACCGCGCGCGACGGGCTGGACGACGTCCTGTCCGGTTTCGCCGCCGGCGCCGACGACTACCTGACCAAGCCCTTCCACGTGAGCGAGCTCGTGGCGCGGCTGCGGGTCGCGCTGCGCCGGACGGCGCCGGTGCGGCCCGGCGCCGGCGGCCTCGCCCTGGACCCCGTCTCGCACGCGCTGCTCGGCCCGGCCGGGTCGCAACGGCTGACCCCGACCGAGTTCCGGGTGCTGGCCGCGCTGATGGCCCGGCCGGGCGAGGTGGTCCGGCGCCGGGAGCTGGCGACCGCCGGGTGGCCGGACGGTGCCCACGTCGCGGACAACACCCTGGACCAGTACGTCGCCCGGCTGCGGCGGAAGGTCGAGGCCGCCGGTGACCCGGACCGTTCGATCGGCACCGTGCACGGCGTCGGCTACACGTTCGCGTGA
- a CDS encoding methyl-accepting chemotaxis protein: MLSAFTHHRSSLQGHSLVTGLESLRAIVDTAPVSLLVTDAAGQILYRNTSSEHAIRAAVAEHGPAFGDQLRAAMREFLHATQQYPAHDLLTVGPMTVAVSVGEIDGGFVVSWRDDTAERELSTAARQLAEELTVEGNDLAGLGETLARATGSSTEHADQLSTGTRELTESIREISSSASAALTSTREAVGSAQAASGSVDNLTTYSTAIGNVSRLITAIAEQTKLLALNATIESARAGEAGKGFAVVASEVKELAERTAKATQEIAGTIEAIQSGSAEAASAISDIVDRIRDMEAQQTTIAGAVEQQSATARGMSEASAVLAASAQTSSGAVEGVRTAATGLADRAARLRQLIIDQQR; the protein is encoded by the coding sequence GTGCTCAGCGCCTTCACCCACCACCGCTCCAGCCTGCAGGGTCACTCCCTGGTGACCGGGCTGGAGTCCCTGCGGGCCATCGTCGACACGGCCCCGGTCAGCCTGCTCGTCACCGACGCGGCCGGGCAGATCCTGTACCGCAACACCTCCTCCGAGCACGCCATCCGTGCGGCGGTGGCGGAGCACGGGCCGGCCTTCGGCGACCAGCTCCGCGCCGCCATGCGCGAGTTCCTCCACGCCACCCAGCAGTACCCGGCGCACGACCTGCTGACGGTGGGGCCGATGACCGTGGCGGTCAGCGTCGGGGAGATCGACGGTGGGTTCGTCGTCTCCTGGCGGGACGACACCGCAGAGCGGGAGCTCTCCACGGCTGCCCGTCAGCTGGCCGAGGAGCTCACCGTCGAGGGCAACGACCTCGCCGGGCTGGGCGAGACCCTGGCGAGGGCGACCGGCAGCTCGACGGAGCACGCCGACCAGCTGTCCACCGGCACCCGGGAGCTGACCGAGAGCATCCGGGAGATCTCCTCCAGCGCATCGGCCGCGCTGACCAGCACCCGTGAGGCGGTGGGCTCCGCGCAGGCGGCCAGCGGCAGCGTGGACAACCTGACCACCTACTCGACCGCGATCGGCAACGTCTCCCGGCTGATCACCGCCATCGCCGAGCAGACCAAGCTGCTGGCGCTCAACGCGACCATCGAGTCCGCCCGCGCCGGGGAGGCCGGCAAGGGATTCGCCGTCGTGGCCAGCGAGGTCAAGGAACTGGCCGAGCGCACCGCCAAGGCCACCCAGGAGATCGCCGGCACCATCGAGGCCATTCAGTCCGGCAGCGCCGAGGCGGCCTCGGCGATCAGCGACATCGTCGACCGGATCCGCGACATGGAGGCCCAGCAGACCACCATCGCCGGTGCGGTCGAGCAGCAGAGCGCCACCGCCCGGGGGATGTCGGAGGCCAGCGCGGTGCTGGCAGCGTCCGCGCAGACCTCGTCCGGCGCGGTCGAGGGCGTCCGGACGGCGGCGACGGGGCTGGCCGACCGCGCCGCGCGGCTGCGCCAGCTGATCATCGACCAGCAACGCTGA
- a CDS encoding single-stranded DNA-binding protein gives MNECLVTVIGNIVTSPQRSRLPSGDGVTNFRMASTSRRFDRETQAWTDNRTFFVDVECWGELGGNVSHTLSKGDPVVVRGELYTHSWDSEQGRRSRPQIRAAHVGPDLNRGTADYRRSARPVPQADPSGVPDDAAAEPPADDPYADRPTDYTEGVEALDDVDSALTGDRAAVPALT, from the coding sequence GTGAACGAGTGCCTGGTCACCGTCATCGGCAACATCGTCACCTCACCGCAGCGCAGCCGGCTGCCCAGCGGTGACGGCGTCACCAACTTCCGCATGGCCTCCACCTCCCGCCGGTTCGACCGGGAGACGCAGGCCTGGACCGACAACCGCACCTTCTTCGTCGACGTCGAGTGCTGGGGTGAGCTGGGCGGCAACGTCTCGCACACGCTGAGCAAGGGCGACCCGGTGGTGGTGCGGGGCGAGCTCTACACGCACTCCTGGGACAGCGAGCAGGGCCGGCGCAGCCGACCGCAGATCCGCGCCGCGCACGTCGGCCCGGACCTCAACCGGGGGACCGCCGACTACCGCCGGTCCGCACGGCCGGTACCGCAGGCCGACCCCTCCGGCGTGCCGGACGACGCCGCGGCCGAGCCGCCGGCCGACGACCCGTACGCCGACCGGCCCACGGACTACACCGAGGGGGTCGAGGCGTTGGACGACGTGGACTCCGCCCTCACGGGCGACCGTGCCGCGGTGCCGGCGCTGACGTGA
- a CDS encoding protein-tyrosine phosphatase family protein, which yields MLLPRPAGVTGSWDGGAPGVLTLPSGRRVRGRGLGAPLPPGPLPDVGLYLLGRRPPELPWEQHWVPWPDFRLPRDPALLRTELATVWERAAGERVEVACHGGTGRTGTALACLAVLDGVPAAEAVAYVRAHYRPRAVETPSQRRFVARFR from the coding sequence GTGCTGCTGCCCCGCCCCGCCGGCGTGACCGGCAGCTGGGACGGCGGTGCGCCAGGGGTGCTGACCCTGCCGTCGGGCCGCCGGGTGCGCGGACGGGGACTGGGCGCCCCGCTGCCGCCCGGCCCGCTGCCGGACGTCGGGCTGTACCTGCTGGGGCGCCGCCCGCCGGAGCTGCCGTGGGAGCAGCACTGGGTGCCCTGGCCGGACTTCCGGCTGCCGCGGGACCCGGCGCTGCTGCGCACTGAGCTGGCGACGGTGTGGGAGCGGGCGGCCGGCGAGCGGGTGGAGGTCGCCTGCCACGGCGGGACGGGCCGCACCGGCACCGCGCTGGCGTGCCTCGCCGTGCTCGACGGGGTCCCGGCGGCCGAGGCGGTCGCGTACGTGCGCGCCCACTACAGACCGCGTGCGGTGGAGACCCCGTCGCAGCGCCGGTTCGTCGCCCGCTTCCGCTGA